Within the Acidipropionibacterium acidipropionici genome, the region GGCGCCCAGCAGGTCCGCGCGATCCGCACCGCTCTGACCCACGCCGGGCTGTCACCCGAGGAGATCGGCCTGGTGAACGCGCACGCCACCAGCACCCCGGTCGGGGACCTGTCGGAGGCCAACGCCGTCGAGACGATCCTGGGTGACGACGTCCCGGTCACCGCCCCGAAGGGGGCCATCGGACATCTGCTGGGTGGCGCCGGGGCCGTGGAGACCATCGCCACCATGCGCTCCATCGAGACCGGGATCATCCCGCCGACGCTGAACCTGGAGGAGCAGGATCCACAGATCCACATCAATGTCGTCCACGGTTCGCCGCTCCACCAGCCGGTCGGAGCGGCCCTCAACAACTCCTTCGGCTTCGGGGGCCAGAACGTCACCCTGGCCATGACCTCCTGACCCGCCGGCAGCGGCGACTACGGTTGGGGGAGACCGTCACCCAGGAGGAGACCGACATGTCCCAGACCGCGCAGGACACCCGCTTCGCCGCCGACTGGCAGAGCTGGCATGACGCCCACGAGAAGGCCCGCACCGATCCTCTGGGGATCCTCGCCGCGACCGGTCTCTACTTCCTCGACGACGACCCGCTGAGCGTCGACGGCGTCCCGGGATCCTGGCAGCTGGTCGACGGGCAGCCGCAGGTGACCCTGGCCGACGGCGAAACTCTGGACGACGCCGGGCGCACCCTCACCGGCACCGTCGCGCTGGGCGAGAGGATCTCCCGGGGCGGAGTGCTGCTGGGCTACACGGACGGGGACGCCCATGGGGCGGCCGAGGTGGCGTGGCGAGGGTCCCAGGTGATGCTGCGGCCGCGTCGCGACGACGGAGCCTACCTGGCCCACTTCCCGGGGACTCCGGCCTACCCGGCCGATCCGGCGTGGGCCGTCCCCGCTCACTTCGAGGCCTACGAGCAGGCCCGCGAGGCCACTGTAGGGGCGGTGATCGACGGCCTGGAGCACCACTACACCGCACCCGGCGTCCTCACCTTCTCCATCGACGGGACGCAGTACCAGCTCACCGCCTTCACCGGCGGGCGCGACGGCTCCCTCATGGTCCTGATGCGCGACGCCACCAGCGGTGTCACGACCTACGGGGCATCGCGCACCCTGGGGGTGCCGGCCCCGGATGGCGACGGGAACACCGTCATCGACTTCAACCGGGCCTCGAATCTGCCCTGCGCCTACACCAACTACGCCACCTGCCCGCTGCCGCCGGTCGAGAACAGGCTGCCGATCGCCGTGGAGGCCGGCGAGAAGCTGCCGCCCGCCAGGGTCGAATGACCTCCGAGTGATCAGGACCGGTCCGGTCCCGGCAACCCCAGACCCTTCATGAGGGCCGCGACGTCGGCCCGCGCGGTGGGCGGGTCCATGGCCGTCACCACGACCCCGTAGCAGGCCCGCAGGGTCCGCAGCAGATCCATCGTCGTCACCAGGGTGGCCACCTCCCCCGCCTCGCGGGCCCCTGCCAGCAGAGGCTCGAGGAGTCGGCCGAGCCGGGTGTCGGCGCCCCGGGCACGGGTGTCGCGACGCGCCGCGACTGCCATCTCGATGAAGGCGACGTCGGTGAGCACCATTTCGAGCACCTCCTGCCACACGACCTTGAAGGCACGGCCCCGGTGTTCCTGGCGGGCCGCGGCCGCCACCTGGTCGAGATGGGCCAGGTTGTCCTCGAAGACGGCCATGGCCAGGGCCGACCGGTTCGGGAAGTGGCGATAGAGCACCCCCTGGCCCACCCCCGCGTCCTTGGCGATCGCCGAGAGCGGGACGCCGATGCCCCGTTCCGCGAACAGGCGGCGCGCAGAGGCCAGAAGCGCCCTCCGGTTACTGTCGGCTGCGGCCGGCCCGCGGTTGGACTTCATCGGACTCCTTCGTCGGTGCAGATGCTCAACTATACTGAACCGGACAGCGTCGTCCGGTACTGGGATCCCCCTTCCGGTACCGATCGGAAGGGGTTCGAGATGCCAGATGCACATGACGAGACCTACGACGTGGTGGTGGTCGGTTCCGGTGCCGCCGCGTTCTCCACCGCCCTCGGAGCCGCGGACGAGGGCCTCAGCGTCGTCATGATCGAGAGCACCGATCAATGGGGCGGCAACACCTCCATGTCGGGCGGGGGTCTCTGGCTGCCGAACAATCCGCTCATGAGGCGCGAGGGCGCCGCGGACTCCCGCGAGGAGGCTCTGGAGTACATGCTCGCCACGATCGGCGAGCCCGGCCCGGCGTCCTCGAGAGCGCGCATCGAGGCCTTCATCGACGGCGTCGACGATTTCGTCCTCACCGCCGAGAGGCACGGCATGCGCTTCATGCGCGACCCGGACTACCCCGACTACTACCCCGAGCTGCCCGGCGGCAAGATCGGCCGGGCCGTCGAGGGGATGAACTTCGATGTGCGGAGACTCGGCGAGTGGGCCGCGACCCAGCGCGGCGTCGTCCCGATCCCGGTGCGCACCAACGACGTGTGGCTGCTGGGCCGGGCCTGGTCGACGCCGGGCGGGTTCGTCAGGGGCGCCCAGTTCGTCTTCCGGACCCTCGGGGGCCTGGTGAGGGGTAAGAAGCTCGTCGGCCTGGGCGGGGCGCTGGCCGCCCACTTCGCCCATGCCGTGCTGGTGGACGCCCGGGTCCCGCTGCGCCTCAACAGCCCGGCCACCGGCCTGCTCACCGAGGGCGAGCGGGTGGTCGGCGTCAGGGTCGGCGACGGGTCGACGGTGCTGCGGGCGCGCCGGGGCGTCATGCTGGGTGCCGGCGGCTTCGAGTCCAACCAGGAGTGGCGGCACAGGTATCAGGACGTCACCGGGTACACCTCCGGCAACCCCGGCAATCTGGGAGGGCCGATCGCCATCGCCCACGACCTGGGAGCGGCTCTGGACTACATGGAGGACGCCTGGTGGGGGGCCTCCCTGGCGCCCTACCAGGAGGGCCCGGTGATGGGCTTCCTGGTCGGCGAACGGGCACTGCCCTACATGATGATCGTCGACGGGCAGGGGCGACGATTCGCCAACGAGGCCGAGTCCTACATCGATCTGGGCCATCACATGAACGCTCACGACCGCGGCGGCGACTACTGGATGATCAATGACGCCCGCTACAACAGGCGCTACTTCCGCACCTTCTCCATCCAGCCCGGCCTCATGAAGGGCATGGCGGCCAAGGGACTGCTGGCCAGGGCGGACACCCTGGAGGATCTGGCCGGGCGGATCGGCGTCCCGGCCGGGAATCTGCGCACCACCGTGGAGCGGTTCAACGGCTTCGCCCGGACAGGCCGCGATCAGGACTTCGGCAAGGGGGACTCGGCCTACGACCGCTACTACGGGGACCCGACGGTGCGCCCGAACTCCTGCCTCGGCCCGCTGACGAAGGGACCCTTCACCGCCTACAAGCTGGTCCCCGGGGATCTGGGCACCAAGGGCGGTCTGGTGACCGACGTCGACGCCCGGGTGCTGCGCGAGGACGGGTCGGTCATCGAGGGGCTGTACGCGGCGGGGAACACGACCGCATCGGTGATGGGCCACACCTACCCGGGGCCGGGGTCGACGATCGCCCCGGCCTCGGTGTTCGGGCTGAGAGGGGCTCGCCACATGGCAGCCTCCCAGCAGTAGGTGACGGCTCAGGCGACGGGTCGGGTGAGCAGCACCTCCTCCAGCCTGGCGTAGGACATCTCCATGCCCTCGACCACGCCGGTGCCCAGGATCATGTCCCGCGTGGCGACGTCGGGGTAGGTGATGACCGTGGTGAGCAGGGTGAGGCCGTCCTCCTCGGTGAGGGTGAGGTCATTGGTCGTGGTGGGTCCGTCCATGCCGGTCATCCGCTCAGTGGTGACGGCCCGGAAGGGTTCCTCCAGCAGCAGCACCTCTCCGTCGAAGCCGAAGGGCTCCCCCTCGACGCCGGGATCGGGGGCCCACGCGAAGCGGTACGTCCCGCCCGCCTCGGCCGGGGCGTCGAAGGTGGTCATCGACCACCCGTCGGGCCCGAGCATCCACTGCGGGATGAGGGCCGGATCCGTCTGCGCTCTCCAGACGACCGTTCTAGGGGCCTCGATCACCCTGGTGATGCGCACCATGGTGTCGGTGAGCACCTCCATGCGGGTGCCCTTGCCGGCGAACCACTCGCGCAGCCCGGCCAGGACGGCGTCGATCTGGCCCATGGCCAGGCGGGTGCCCTCGACCACGCCCATCTCGAGGACGGTCTGGAGGGCCTCGAGGGAGGAGAAGTCCGAGGTGGTGGTCATCCGGGTGCCCTGATCGGTCGCCTCGAAGGCGAATCTCATCCGCATCACCGGCATCCCTGGGGCCGGTTCGCCGCTCTCGTCGGCGAAACAGTCGTCGACGGTGAAGCTGCGCTCCGGTTCGATGGAGACGAAGTCCCACCGGGCGTAGGACTTCTCCCCGGCGGGGCCGTTCATGTGGTACAGCGCCCGGCCGCCCACCCGATGGTCCCATTCGGTGAAGGTGGCGGGGAAGGTGGGCGGCCCCCAGAACCGCTCGAGCTGGCGGGGGTCGGTGTAGGCGTTCCACACCCGCGAGACGGGGTGGGCGAAATCGGCGATGACGGTGAGGGTGAGGTTCTTCTCGTCGGTGATGACGTCGGTGACTGGCATGTCTGGCTCCTCGTGGAGTCGGGTGGAGCGGAGGCGGGGTTTCACCCGTTCAGGAGGGAGTCGAGTCGGTCGACGCGGCCCCGCCACAGATCCTCGTACTGCGCCAGGAGCGTACGCGCCAGGGCGATCCGCTCGGGATCGGCTCTGACCATACGGGTGCGCCCCTGCGCGCGCTTGACGATGAGCTCGGCCTCCTCCAGGACGGTCACGTGCTTCTGGACCGCCGCGAAGGACATCTGATAGGAGCGGGCGAGTTCCGAGACGCTGACCTCCCGTGTCATCGTCCGGCGCAGAATATCGCGCCTGGTCGACGCCGCCAGGGCGTGGAACAGGCGATCCGTCTCGGCCTCGCTGAGCCCAACTTGTGTAACCATTTGGTTGTAGATTACCCGGTACCGGGTCACACTCAAGTACTCGGCGCCGACGATCCGGGATACCGTCAGCCCATGCTCCGCACCCGCCGCCCGGCACTTCTCGCGATGCTGGCGGGGTTCCTGGTCCTGGCCTCATGTTCGCCCGGTCCCACCTTTCCCCCGGCCGCGGGCCGGGCCGACTACCAGATCGGGGGCGCCTACCGCCCCGATGACGATGTGGCCATCGTCATCCGCGATGTCGCCGACACCCCCGTCGCCGGCCGCTACAACATCTGCTACGTCAATGCCTTCCAGACCCAGCCGGGCACCCTCCCCCGCTGGCGCCGGGAGCATCCCGGCCTGGTCCTGTCGAAGGCCGGCGCACCGGTCACCGATCCCGACTGGCCCGACGAGGCACTGCTGGACACCTCGACTCCCGCCAACCGCACCGCGATCGTCAGCGTCATCGGCAAGGATCTCGAGCGCTGCGCACAGGCCGGCTTCGATGCCGTCGAGCTCGACAACCTCGACTCCTATCTGCGCTCCGGCGGCCGGATCTCCCCTGCGGACAACGCCGCCATGGCCGGTCTGCTGGCCCGCCGGGCGCACTCGCTGGGGATGGCGGCCGCCCAGAAGAACGCGCCGGAGATCGGGGACGCGGGTCGCCGCGCCGGCCTGGACCTGGCCGTCGCCGAGGAGTGCCAGGTCTATGACGAGTGCGACCACTACACCCGGCTCTACGGGAGCCGCGTCATCGAGATCGAGTACACAGACAATGGCGTCCGCGCCTTCGAGCAGGCCTGTCGGGCCCGAGGTTCTCGGATCTCGGTGCTGCTGCGCGACCGCGACGTGGTACCGCGTGGCCGGCGAGGCCATGTGGCCCGGTGGTGCTCCTGATCCACAGGGTGAACCGGGTGATCGGCGTCGCGCCAATGATCCTGCGCCTGTTCACGATCGCCTTCCTCGAGTACGGCCAGGGCGTCTCGAACATCCTGCTGCCGGTGATCGCCCTGATCGTGGGCATACCGGTGTTCTGCACGGGACTTCTCAGCAGGCGCGAGGCGCCTCCGTCGGTGAAGAAGCCCCTCGGCACGGTCCCGCCCGACTGATGCTCAGCTGAGCAGCATCCGGACGTCCTCGGCGCTCAGCTTTGATCCGCCCGTGGCGGCGGCCCCCTCGCCGGCGTCGAGGACCCCGGAGATGAGCCTGCGCTTGGTGTCCTGGAGGGCGAGCACCTTCTCCTCGATGGTGTCGCGGGCCACCATCCGGTAGACGTGCACCGGCCGGGTCTGGCCGATCCGGTGGGCGCGGTCGACGGCCTGATTCTCAGCCGCCGGATTCCACCATGGATCGGCGAGGATGGCGTAGTCGGCCTGGGTGAGGTTGATGCCGACCCCGCCGGCCTTGAGGCTGATGAGGAAGACCGGGTCATCGCCCTTGGTGAATCCGTCGATGACGGCCCTGCGTTTCGGGGTGGTGCCGTCCAGATACGAGTAGGCGATGTGCTCGCGGTCCAGGCGCTCGGCGATGCGCCTCAGGTAGCGGGTGAACTGGCTGAAGACCAGCACCCGATGGCCCTCCTCGGCCGCCTCGACCAGCAGCGGCACCAGGGCGTCGAGCTTGGAGGACGGCGCCGTCGTCTCCTGTCCCTGATCGACCAGCCCGGGGTCGATGGCCAACTGACGCAGCCTGGTGAGGGCCGAGAGCACCTCGATCTGGTTGTGATCGATGTCCTCGGTGAGCTGCAGGACGCGCTGGCGCTCGTGCTGGAGTTGACGCTCGTAGGCGCGCCGGTGGGCGGGGGCCAGATCGACGTGGAGCACCTGCTCCTGCTTGGCGGGCAGATCGAGGGCGATCTGGCTCTTGGTGCGGCGCAGCAGGAAGGGCCCGATTCGCCGGCGCAGGGTGTTCATCCGGCCCTCGGCGTCGTCATCGCTGCGCTCGATGGGTTTGCGGAAGGCCGCCTGGAACTGCTTGTGACTGCCGAGCAGGCCGGGGGCGGCCAGGGCGAAGATGGCCCACAGCTCGTCCAGGTTGTTCTCCATCGGGGTGCCGGTGATCGCGTAGACCACCGGTGCGCCGACGGTCTTGATGCAGGAGAAGACCTTCGACGCCCGGTTCTTGGCGTTCTGCGCCTCGTCGAGCAGCATCCCCGCCCAGGGCTGGGCGGCGTAGTCGTCGGACTCCAGGCGCAGCAGCGCGTAGGAGGTGACGACGACGTCCGCCCCGGCCGCGATCTCGGCCAGCGGGGTGCCGCGGCGTCTGCGGGTCGCGTCGATCATGGCCACCCGCAGCCCCGAGGTGAATCGGGCCGCCTCCTCCACCCAGTTGGGCACCACGGAGGTGGGGGCCACGACCAGCCAGGGGAGCTTCGGACCGTCAGGGGCCGGGTGCTCCCGTTCGTCGAGAATCATCGCCAGGGCCTGAACCGTCTTGCCGAGTCCCATGTCGTCGGCGAGCACCCCGCCCAGGCCGGAGCGCCGCAGCCCGGCGAGCCACTGGAACCCGGCCAGCTGGTAGGGCCGCAGATCGGCGACCAGGCCGTCGGGGGTCGTCGCGGGCTCGGGGGGTTCGGCGATGGCGCGGCGCACGGCGTCGAACCACTGGTCCTGGGAGGTCTGGACGATGCCGAGTGCGAGGAGATCCTCCCACCAGGAGATCCGCACCGCGGGCACCTGGACGCCCTTGCGGCGCTGGTCGCCCAGTTCGGCGGCCTCGGCGAGCAGCTGGCGCAGCTGGTCGAGTTCCGGGTTGTCGAGGGTGAAGTAGGAGCCGTCCTCCAGGAAGATCGCCTCCTGCTTGAGGGTGAGTCCCCTGATGAGAGAGGAGATCGGCAGACGGTGGCCGTCCACCTCGACGGTGATCTCCAGATCCAGCCAGTCGTTTCCGGCATCGGAGCCCAGCCCGACGTGGATCTCGGGGGTCTCGGTCTCACGGAACTGCGGCAGTTCCCCGGCGTCCACGACGACGCCGAGTTCCTCCAGCCGCGGCAGGACATCGTCGACGAGGGTGATGACGTCCATGCCCTCCAGCCGGGACTCGGGGAGGATGTCCTGCTCGGCGGAGTCTGCGAGAGTGGCCGGGACGCCGGCCAGGGCGCCGGTGACCGGTGCGAGGATCTCCTCCTCCCGGGCGATGTCGCGGCCCGGATCGAACCGGCCGGCCCGCAGAGCCAGGGGGCCGCGTCCGCGGCCCTGCTCGTCGCGGTAGTGCCAGGACCAGCGCAGCCTGGCCCGGGGGGTCGGATCGGTGCCCGAGGCGCCGGTCACTCCGAGCTCAAGGTGCAGGGCGGGTGCGGGCGGGGCCGGCGGTGTGAAGGAGTCGTCGGGTGAGGCCCAGTCGAGCTGTGCGATCCGGGGGAAGACGTCGGTGATGAAGTGCTCATATCCCTCGGCCGGGATGCGCAGCGCCTCGGGCTCGGCGGCCAGCTGGACCCATGAGCGGTCCGCGACGCGTTCCAGGGCGGCGAGGTGGATGCCGTCCTCGTCGCTCCAGGCCAACCCGTGGGGCGGATCGCCGAGCCGCACGACGGGGGCGTCGGGTGCCATCGCGGGGTGACGCAGGTCGGCGCGAATGGCGAGATCACCCGACTCCTCGCGGGTGATCTGGATGGTGGAGACGGCCGGCTCCGCCTCGATGCGCACCGGGGTGAAGCGCCCGTCATCGGCCACCAGCGGGACGCCGACGTCACGGATGCGCTCCAGCACCGGCCAGAGGGCCTGGCTGTCGATCTCCTGAAGGGGCAGCGGATCCTGGCCGCCGAGGTAGGAGGCGCCGTTGTAGAGCTTGCGCAGCGCGTCGACGGCCTCGGTCTGGACCGGTGACATGGTGGCCGCCTCGCCGGCCTGGACCGTCCACCACGAGACCTTGCTCTTCACCCACTTCTTCGTCTTGCCGGGGCAGACCGGGCGGACGGTCACCGATCCCGGGGTGATGCCGTATCCGAATCCGTCGCTGCCCACCCACGGCGCCCGGAACCGCTCCCCCTTGTGGGCCGGGGTGAATCGCACGAGCAGCCCCAGGGGCCGCACTGCGCTGTCGGTCCCGGTGGGGGCCAGCGAGGGACTGAAGATCCGGTCCAGGGCACGGCTCCACACCGGCGTCACGGGTTCGGGCGGAGAGGGCCGGCGGTACTGCCTGTAGTCGGGTTCGATGTCGGAATCGATGAGATCGATCCCCTGGACCTCCAGGTCGCTGAGCATCACCGCCACGCAGTGCTTGCAGTTGTATCCGACGGGGCAGGTGCACATGCCCTCGAGGAAGAAGATCTGGCCGTACTCGTCGGCCTCGTAGGAGACGTGGACGGTGTAGTTGCGTCCGCGCGATCCCTTGCAGCGTCCGAGCAGCTCTCCTGTTGCGGGGTCCACTCCGACGATCTTGGAGCGTCCCTCGCGGGCGTACTCCTGTCCCAGCGCCCACGTGCTCGGGGTCGCCAGGTCGAGGGAGGGAACGGACCAGCTCACGCGCCCCAGCGTAGACAGGACCTCCGACAGTTCTGCAACCCTTCGATCGGGCAGACTGAGGAGTTGTGAATCCCGAGGCTGTCTTCCCACCCTTCGGGCTGCGCATCGAGGCGGGTCCCATGGTGCTGCGCCCCATCACCGACGACGTCCTGCCGCTACTGATCGACGCCGCCCTGGCCGGAATCCACGATCCCGCGTTCATGCCCTTCACCACGCCGTGGACCGATGCCTCCCCCGAGGATCTCCCCATGGCCGTCGCGCAGTACCACTGGGGCGTGCGGGCGAGGTGGTCGCCTGCCGCGTGGTCCCTGGAGCTCGCGGTGGAGTGGGAGGGCCGGATCGTGGGGGTCCAGGCGTTCACCACCGAGAACTACCTCGTCACCAGGACCGGTGAGACCGGTTCATGGCTGAGGCTGGCCGATCACGGCCGGGGCATCGGCACCCGGATGCGCCAGGCGGTCTGCCGGTTCGCCTTCGACCACCTGGACGCCGCACGAGTCACCTCGGCCGCCTTCACCGACAACCCCGCCTCCCTGGCGGTGAGCCGGAAGACCGGCTACCGCCCGAACGGTTCCACCTGGCACGCGCGGCGAGGGAGACCCGCTGAGATGCGCAGGATGGTGCTCCGCCCCGAGGATCTGGTCCGAGGGGAGCCGATCACCGTCGAGGGGGCCGGGCCCTTCCGCCGCTTCATCGGACTGGAGGAGTAGATGGGCACGGCCGAGATCGCCCTGGTGCTGGTGGCGGCGGTGGCCCATGCCATATGGAACACCGCCGCCAAGTACCAGCGCGGCGACTCGGTGCTCTTCGTGTGGGCCTACACCTGCGCCGCCACCCTGCTGTGCCTGCCGCTCGGGCTGGCGCCTGTGCTCGACGGCTCCCAGCCCCTCGACCGGTGACTGCTGGTGGCCGCGCTCGTCTCGGCGGGGCTGCACATCATCTACTCGTTGACTCTTCAGGGCGGCTACGACCGGTTCGACATGGGTGTCGTCTACCCGGTCGCCCGGGGCACCGGGCCGGTGCTGTCGATGATCGTGGCCATCACCCTCCTCGGGGAGCAGCCGCACGCGGTCGAGGTCGGCGGGGCGATCATTGTGGTCGCCGGGATCTGCGTGGTGGCCGGGAACCCGTTCACCGGCGCAGAGGGACGGTCGATGCGCGGAGTGCTGTGGGGTGCGGCGACCGGTGCGGCGATCGCCGGCTACACGCTGTGGGACTCCTGGTCCGTCAGGCATCTAGATCTGGCGGCGACCACCTATTTCACCGGCACCTACTTCATCCAGAGCCTGCTGCTCACCCCACGGGCGCTGAGACGCCGCGCGCAGATCCCACGGTCCCTGAGGACGAACTGGACGCCGATCCTCATGGTCGCGGTGTTCTCGCCGCTGGCCTACATCCTAGTGCTCGACGTCATGAAGACCGCCCCGGTCTCGATCGTCGCGCCGCTGCGCGAGTCCTCCATCGTCATCGGCTCCCTGCTGGCGCGGAAGCTGTTCGGCGAGGGGCATCTGGCCCGGCGCCTGGTCGGGGCGGGCATTGTGCTCGCAGGGATCGCCGTCATCAGTCTGTGAGCAGCGCCGGCGCCCCGGGCACCTACCGCTAGGGTGACCGCTGACATCGACCATCCGAGGACCTCTCATGAAACTCTCCCGCCACGTCGCCGACATGCAGCCCTTCCACGCCCTGGCATTCGGGCAGCGGGCCGATACGATGGAGGCGGCCGGGCAGCATGTCGTGGCGCTGTCGATCGGGGAGCCGGATTTCGGGGCGCCGTCGGCGGTACGCGAGGCGATGCTCGATGTGATGGACGGGCGCCCGCTTCCGTACACCTCTGCATTCGGCCTGCCGGCGCTGCGAGAGGCGATCTCCGGTTTCTACCGGGACCGCCACGGCGTCGACGTCGACCCGGCGAGGATCGCGATCACATCGGGGGCCTCCTGCGCCCTGGTGATGGCCACCGCCGCCACTGTCGACGACGGTGATGAGGTGATCCTCGCCGACCCGTCGTACCCCTGCAACCGCGAACTGGTGACGTCTTTCGGCGGGCGGGTGGTGGCCGTGCCGACCACGGCGGCGACCCGCTACCAGCTGGACACCGCGGCTGTGGATCGGGCATGGAGTGAGCGCACGACGGCGGTGATGGTGGCCACCCCGTCCAATCCCACCGGAACGTCCATCCCCTTCGAGCAGCTGAGTGCCATCTGCGAGCTGGCCCGGTCCCGCGGGGCCTGGCGGATCGTCGACGAGATCTACCTGGAGCTGGCCGATCCTGGTGCCGACGGCCGTGCGGCGCGCACGGTGCTGGAGACCGATCCGGACGCGATCGTGGTGTCGAGCTTCTCGAAGTACTTCGGAATGACGGGCTGGCGGCTGGGCTGGATGGTGGTGCCCGAGACGCTGGTGGATCCGGTCGAGCGGCTGGCGATGAACTTCTTCCTGTCGGCCTCCAACCCCGCCCAGCAGGCGGCCCTGGCGTGCTTCGCCCCAGAGACCCTGGCGATCTGCGAGGAGCGCCGCGTCGAACTGGGGCGACGCCGCCGTCTGGTGCTGGACGGGCTGGCCCGCATCGGGCTGCCGGTACCGGTGGAGCCCGACGGCGCCTTCTACGTCTATGTGGACGTCAGCGGCACCGGCCTGGACGCGTGGCAGTTCTGCGAGCGGGCGCTGGAACAGGCCCACGTCGCCCTCACGCCGGGCCGCGATTTCGGAGCGACGACGGCCGACACCCACGTCCGGCTGTCCTACGCCGCGTCCCCCGAGGAGCTGCAAGAGGGGCTGGACAGGCTGGGACGGTTCGTCGCCGGTCTGGCCTCCTGAGTCACGCGAAGAAGATGTCGATCCTGCGGTTCCGGTACCGGACACCGTCGGGGATCCTGACCGTGCGGCCTCGGGAGACTCTCCAGCGTCGGCCGGTCCGGTTGGTCCACTCGTAGACGCCGGGCTC harbors:
- a CDS encoding DMT family transporter, producing MAALVSAGLHIIYSLTLQGGYDRFDMGVVYPVARGTGPVLSMIVAITLLGEQPHAVEVGGAIIVVAGICVVAGNPFTGAEGRSMRGVLWGAATGAAIAGYTLWDSWSVRHLDLAATTYFTGTYFIQSLLLTPRALRRRAQIPRSLRTNWTPILMVAVFSPLAYILVLDVMKTAPVSIVAPLRESSIVIGSLLARKLFGEGHLARRLVGAGIVLAGIAVISL
- a CDS encoding aminotransferase class I/II-fold pyridoxal phosphate-dependent enzyme; amino-acid sequence: MKLSRHVADMQPFHALAFGQRADTMEAAGQHVVALSIGEPDFGAPSAVREAMLDVMDGRPLPYTSAFGLPALREAISGFYRDRHGVDVDPARIAITSGASCALVMATAATVDDGDEVILADPSYPCNRELVTSFGGRVVAVPTTAATRYQLDTAAVDRAWSERTTAVMVATPSNPTGTSIPFEQLSAICELARSRGAWRIVDEIYLELADPGADGRAARTVLETDPDAIVVSSFSKYFGMTGWRLGWMVVPETLVDPVERLAMNFFLSASNPAQQAALACFAPETLAICEERRVELGRRRRLVLDGLARIGLPVPVEPDGAFYVYVDVSGTGLDAWQFCERALEQAHVALTPGRDFGATTADTHVRLSYAASPEELQEGLDRLGRFVAGLAS